A genomic region of Chelonia mydas isolate rCheMyd1 chromosome 9, rCheMyd1.pri.v2, whole genome shotgun sequence contains the following coding sequences:
- the SEC62 gene encoding translocation protein SEC62 isoform X2 — MRNMCTKSGIYVENTSQRTSVTVRLLKKQFFHRALKVMKMKPDKDTKKEKEKGKTESGKEDEKKSKKESGKDEKTKKEKEKEKRKDGEKEECKKDESPGTPKKKETKRKFKLEPHEDQVFLDGNEVYVWIYDPVHFKTFAMGLVLVIAVIAATLFPLWPAEMRVGVYYLSVGAGCFVASILLLAVARCILFLIIWLITGGRHHFWFLPNLTADVGFIDSFRPLYTHEYKGPKADSRKEEKSESKKQLKSDSEEKSDSEKKEDEEGKVEATGNSGAEGSGGERHSDTDSDRREDDRSQHSSGNGNDFEMITKEELEQQTDEGDCEEEEEEEEETRSLHEKS; from the exons ATGAGGAACATGtgcaccaagagtggaatctATGTGGAAAACACATCccaaagaacttcagttactgtaag ACTTCTAAAGAAACAGTTCTTTCACCGAGCATTGAAAGTGATGAAAATGAAGCCTGATAAggacacaaaaaaagaaaaagagaaaggaaagactgAGAGTGGGAAAGAGGATGAGAAAAAGAGCAAGAAGGAAAGTGGCAAAGATGAAAAGACtaagaaggagaaagagaaggaaaagagaaaggatggtgAGAAAGAAGAGTGCAAGAAG GATGAGAGCCCAGGAACACCCAAGAAAAAGGAAACCAAGAGAAAATTTAAACTTGAGCCACATGAAGATCAAGTTTTTCTGGATGGAAATGAG GTGTATGTGTGGATCTATGACCcagttcattttaaaacatttgccaTGGGACTTGTTCTTG TGATTGCGGTTATAGCTGCAACTCTCTTCCCACTTTGGCCTGCAGAGATGCGAGTAGGTGTTTATTACCTCAGTGTAGGCGCAGGCTGTTTCGTAGCCAGTATTCTCCTCCTTGCTGTTG CCCGCTGCATCCTCTTCCTTATTATTTGGCTGATAACTGGAGGAAGGCATCATTTCTGGTTTTTGCCAAATCTGACAGCAGACGTGGGTTTCATTGACTCCTTCAGGCCCTTGTACACACACGAATACAAGGGACCAAAAGCAGACTCAAGAAAAGAGGAGAAATCAGAGTCCAAAAAGCAGCTGAAGTCTGACAGTGAGGAGAAATCAGATAGTGAGAAAAAGGAAGATGAGGAAGGAAAAGTCGAAGCAACAGGCAACTCAGGAGCAGAAGGCTCTGGAGGAGAGCGGCATTCAGACACAGACAGTGATAGGCGTGAGGATGACAGATCCCAGCATAGTAGTGGAAATGGAAATGATTTTGAAATGATCACAAAAGAGGAACTTGAACAGCAAACAGATGAAGGAGattgtgaggaggaggaggaagaggaagaagaaactaGGTCTTTACATGAAAAATCCTAA